AATTCACAGCCACCACACCAATGTGTAAATGCTTGGAGCCTCCAggttacatttattttgtaccaAGCAAAACAGAACATAACTCTATAGTCGAGTTACCTCTTCTTTTAAGGAACGAATAAAGCCGTAAATATTGTTGAACATGGAGAGACAGATTGTGGTCAAGCTCAAAATAAGCCCAGTGAATGGACAATATCTCTGGGTTATGACCTGGGGTTCTTCAGGGAGAATGGTTGGCCTAGAAAGAAGCCACTGGATGAATTCTTCTAACTTGGTAGCACTGAGGAAAAATGTCCATTTTCCTCCATGAACAAAAGTTAGCTTGATCCATGTACTGAAGTCTgggtaaatgtaaatatttggctTTGCTGTTTTAAAGTTCCTTGATGCATTTTGATGGTTACGTTTCTTCAGagttttaatttggggagaaATTGTTATTTTCTCAAGATGGTCAGTGGACTTTGGATAACTGGGCACTTTCTCTGGTTCTGCTGAAGACATTTCCCTGTCTGTAGAGGCCACTGTGTTCTTCAGAGTTGCTGGTTGTATGAGTTTGTAAAGCAGTTCTGTGATTTCTTCACCCCTTTCTCCCTCCGGAATCTCTAGACAATGTATCCTGGAGTAGGAATTCTGCTTTTCCAGTTCTGTCACCTTCTTCTTTAAGGCCTTGATGTCTTCTTTCATAGAGAGGATATCTTTAGTTGTTGTGCATTGTTTGTCTTCATTAACATTCATTCTGGTTTCCAGGACCTCCATCTGTTTTTGGTACAAGTCAGTCTTTTCATGGACTTTTGGTATCGCATGGACAATGTCAGTCATTTGGCTGAAAAGTTCAACTTGAGCAGTTTTAACATCTTGGAGCACTACTGTAAGATTCATTTTTCCGTCATAACTAACATCATCTTGATTACAATCATCAGATGTCACAGTTGGATATCTAGTTGAATCTTGGTGCCGAATCTTACATTTgtggtaaacatttttaaaagactgtctgACCTTGGAGACATTTGAAGTCCACATTTCCCTAGCAGCAGCTTTTACCCTTTTGGTGTGAAGTGTGTACATCTTTCATGGTGAAACAAGAGGCAAGGTGTTGGAAAACATAGAATCACAGGAAGAAATAATGTATGAATGAAATGGTCTTTCTCTTACTATTTGTTGGATGCCTTTCCTGATAACATCATAGAACACTCTGTGGAAATCATCAGCCACAGCAGTAGAATCTCTTAGGTGATTAGCTTCTTATAGAGCAGCCCAACTGGAGAGCTCTGTGAAATAATACTCAACTGCATGGAATCCTTCATATGGTAATCATTGACTTGCTGCTGATGTCACAATGACTGCTGacttaaaaaaaacacatttaactACAGCAGTTCTCAAAAGTTTGGTCATAGGGCTCTTTTTCAATCATAAAAATTGTTGAGCAGCCTTAGCAACATAGAAAACACCCGTtgctacaaaacattaaaaaattagccagccatggtggtgcatgcctgtagtctcagctacttgggaggctgaggtgggaggatcacttgtgcatGAGGGGGTGGAGGCTATAGTGTGCCATGATAGtactactgcactctagtctgggtgacagtgtgagactccatctcaaaaaaataaaaataaataaaaatgaaaaattattgaggatcacacagattttatttatttgggttatATCTA
Above is a window of Macaca thibetana thibetana isolate TM-01 chromosome 2, ASM2454274v1, whole genome shotgun sequence DNA encoding:
- the CCDC54 gene encoding coiled-coil domain-containing protein 54 is translated as MYTLHTKRVKAAAREMWTSNVSKVRQSFKNVYHKCKIRHQDSTRYPTVTSDDCNQDDVSYDGKMNLTVVLQDVKTAQVELFSQMTDIVHAIPKVHEKTDLYQKQMEVLETRMNVNEDKQCTTTKDILSMKEDIKALKKKVTELEKQNSYSRIHCLEIPEGERGEEITELLYKLIQPATLKNTVASTDREMSSAEPEKVPSYPKSTDHLEKITISPQIKTLKKRNHQNASRNFKTAKPNIYIYPDFSTWIKLTFVHGGKWTFFLSATKLEEFIQWLLSRPTILPEEPQVITQRYCPFTGLILSLTTICLSMFNNIYGFIRSLKEEVTRL